From the genome of Hathewaya histolytica, one region includes:
- the spoVAE gene encoding stage V sporulation protein AE — protein sequence MNYLMSFIVGGIICVIAQILMDTTKLTPARILVSFVTIGVILGAFGLYDKLVAIGGAGATVPLPGFGNTLAKGVIKEVEAIGFLGIFTGGIKGTAAGIAAAIVFGYTAALIFEPKTKN from the coding sequence ATGAACTATTTAATGAGCTTTATAGTAGGTGGAATAATTTGTGTAATTGCTCAAATATTAATGGATACAACAAAACTTACCCCAGCAAGAATACTAGTTAGTTTTGTAACAATAGGTGTAATATTAGGGGCTTTTGGATTATATGATAAACTTGTGGCTATTGGAGGAGCTGGAGCCACAGTGCCATTACCCGGTTTTGGTAATACACTAGCTAAAGGTGTAATTAAAGAAGTTGAAGCAATAGGGTTCTTAGGGATATTTACTGGTGGCATAAAAGGTACGGCTGCTGGAATAGCAGCGGCAATCGTATTTGGGTATACCGCAGCTTTGATATTTGAACCTAAAACTAAAAATTAA